In Thermoplasmata archaeon, the genomic window GCCACGCGGAATAGGTCCTCCATCAGGTCCCCGGCGAGCTTGAGCCTCTTGTTGGCATAGTGGTCCTTGTCGTCCTCCTTTCTCTTGCCGAGGGAGAGCTCGAGCACCGACCTCGCCACCCGGCCGAGGAATATCGCCTTCTTGAGCCTGTCCTTCTTCGTGTCGCCCAGGTGGGGGAGCAGGGAGCGGTCGATGATGCTCTCTACCTTCTTCGTCCTGTACTCCTTGGCCTGGCCCGTGGCGAACTTCTTTTCGAGATAGATTATCGCGTCCTCGGTGGTGAACACGCCGTCCGGAGGATAGAGCTTCTTGTCCTGGCACTCCTCCAGATTGGCGAAGATTATATTCGACATCGCCGGGTCGGAGACTATCGCCCTGTGGATGTCCTCGTCCTTCTCCATCCCGAGGGCCTTCATCAGGATGACCAGCGGTATCTGGCCGCTCGCCGCCGGGACCGACACGATCAGCATACCGTCGGTCTTCTTCTCAACGACTGTCAGGGCTCGGTAGCCCTCCTTCTGCGAGAAAACCTTTGCAATCTCGACTCTGTGGCCGTAGCGCTCGTCATATTCCACCATCACGCGGTTTGGGGCCAGGTCCTCAAGTGAGATTAGGACGCGCTCAGTGCCGCTGATGATGAAGTACCCGCCCATGTCGAGCGGGTCCTCGCCCATCTCGATAAGCTTCCAGTTATATTCCTCATCAGTCAGCTCCCCGTCGCTCTTTATGTTCTCCCTGTGGAGGTTGCACTTGCGCGAGCGTACCATTATCGGCAGGTCTCCGATGTGCACCTTCTCGGGCTCGCGGTCTATGCCGTTCTCCACCACCGTGAACTCGAGGTAAATCGGCGCCTTGTAGGTCAGGGAGCGGAGCCGGGCCTCCATCGGCGTGAGCTCGTGGGAGGAGCCGTCGGCCTCCTTGACCACCGGCAGCCCAACGCTGATGGTCGGCCTGGCGCGCGGCGATATGTTCCCCGTAACTGGGTCCCGGGCCCTGCCCATGTGAATCTCGATGGTCTCGTGTCCGCTCTTGTCGAGCTCGAGCTTTATGACCCCCCTCTCTGTGTCATCCTCGCTGACGCGGACGCTGTCAACGATTTTCTGCATACGGTTGTTCGGGTTGTCCGGAGTTGGGAGGAAGGTGTTGAAAGACTCGAGATGATGGTTTACTATGCTCCGGTTTTTAAAAAAGAACTCAACCAGCTCCTGCATCGCACCACCTCTAGTCCACGACCACCCTGTAGCAGACGTACTTCCCTGCCGTCTCGCTGCTCCTGATGATTTTAATGATTCTCCCGCGCCGAATCTCCTCCCCCGCCTGCGCCTCCAGCGCTTGAATACACGGGTCCGACTTGCGAATCTTCGGGAGTGAGTCCTTGGTTGTCTTGTACTTCGCAAGAACCTCTTTCTCCTCCTCCTCGGACAGAAGGATATGCATCGGAACCAGCTGATGACTCATCACGCTGAACTTCTGCTCCATTTATACCACCCGCTTCCTTCTGCTCCTCTACGACGCTCCTACCGCACTTTTCGCTCACGGGCCTGAGGGGATTCGAACCCCTGGCCACCTGGTGTCCACGCCCGCTGAGGTTCAGCAGCGAACATAAAAGCCAGGTGCTCTTTCTAGGGGCGCCTCGACCGGTCCGCGAGTCATGCGCGCGGTGTGTCTGGGGAGCGCGCCCTACCTAGCTGAGCTACAGGCCCACATGATACCGTCCATAAAGCCTAGGTCCCTGCCAACAACTTCAATAATTTCTGAGGCCATTGCCACCCCGGCCCTCCCCCCCGGTTCTGTCAATATTTATATTTTACCTCCGGATTGAGCATGTGCATACATCAACACCTATTTATATTTAATCGATAAATACCAGAATTTTTATATTTATTTTTATAACAAAGGATGTTTTTTCAATAGTTCACAACAGGCCGGAGGGGGCGCCTTCTCAAATCCCCTTCAACGGTTAACATTGCAATAGAAAAAGCGCGGGGAGGGGGATTTGAACCCCCGTGGTGCATGGCACCAGCGGGTTAGCAACCCGCCGCCTTGCCGGGCTGGGCCATCCCCGCGCTGCGATTTGGTAGGCGGGGACAGAGAGCCCGGCAAGGCTTGCCTCCGAAGGCGAGCGAGCATGAGCGAGCTCGCCGAGGCACGGAGGACCGTGAGGTCTTCCAGGCCGAAGGCGAGCGAGCATGAGCGAGCTCGCCGAGGCGCAGAGGCCCTGAGGGCCTCGGCGTGCCGGGCTGGGCCATCCCCGCGCTTATACCGCCCGATGGCCCGCGTGCGGTTGCTGAAGCCATCGGACGCCATCATGGAGAGCTGAATGAGACCGAGATATATAGAGGTTTGCGGGCTGACGGGCGCCCCATCACGGGGACGGCGCTCTCTCTAGGAAATATTTTCGCGGCTCCGAGTCCCCCAAGAAGCGCTCGTTCCCACACAGCACAACGGAGCGGGCTCTTCACGAACTTCGCTGGCCCAAACCTCCACCGCACCCCTCCCGGCTAGTCTTCGCCTTGACACAGCAGCTCCGCTAACCTGTTTCATATAAAAACTTGGACGCTCGATGAGTTTGGCGCCCAGGAGCCACCAGTTCGTCTGCAACAAGGTAGACCTGCCTCATTTCCCGTTGGTCACGGGCAGGACCACCGATGTTGTTTACGTAGGAGGTGATCCATCCGCAGGTTCCCCTACGGATACCTTGTTACGACTTAACCCTCCTTGCTGAACCTAAGTTCGAGCGTCCCATACAGGACGCCCTCACTCAGACCCAACTCGGATGGTTTGACGGGCGGTGTGTGCAAGGAGCAGGGGCATATTCACCGCGGAATGTTGATCCGCGATTACTACGGATTCCAGCTTCATGAGGGCGAGTTACAGCCCTCAATCCGAACTATGACCGGGTTTCGGGATTGCCTTCCCCTCTCGGGGTTGGAGCCCATTGTCCCGGCCTTTGTAGCGCGCGTGTAGCCCGGGGGATTCGGGGCATACTGACCTATCGTTGCCCCCTCCTTCCTCTGGTTTAGCACCAGCGGTTCCGACAATGTGCTGCCGTCCCGGAGGACGGCGTGGCAATTGGCGGTGGGGGTCTTGTTCGTTATCTGACTTAACAGAACGCCTCACGGTACGAACTGACGACGGCCATGCACCACCTCTCGGAAAATCAGGCAAAGTCATCAGCTTGGCCTTCATATAACCGTCGCCCCCGGTGAGTTTTACGGCGTTGAATCCAATTAAACCGCACGCTCCACCCGTTGCGGTGCTCCCCCGCCAATTCCTTTAAGTTTCAGTCTTGCGACCGTACTCCCCAGGTAGCGAGCTTAACACTTTCGCTCCGGCACCGGGAGCCCCCGTAGGACCCCCGACACCAAGC contains:
- a CDS encoding DNA-directed RNA polymerase subunit H translates to MEQKFSVMSHQLVPMHILLSEEEEKEVLAKYKTTKDSLPKIRKSDPCIQALEAQAGEEIRRGRIIKIIRSSETAGKYVCYRVVVD